The following proteins are encoded in a genomic region of Streptomyces sp. NBC_01723:
- a CDS encoding aromatase/cyclase, translating to MYLAPVHRMAQHAQVDAPAGVLYGLIADALRWPIFLPPTLHVEQLEFDGESERLRMWVMANGEVKSWTTRRVLDPVAHRVDFRQEVLPRPVTSMGGSWTVEPRGPERSLVTLSNDFTVTDNARADVDWVKRATTANSRAALDNLRQLAERWRRLDDLVLSFEDAVSVDTPVEPVYDFLHRFGDRPDAVPGAKGIDIAERGPGVQLMTVELDGADGTARTTESVRIGFPHAGRIVYKDIRDTEEPALLAAHAGEWSVEPNPWGAGVTVVARHHAVLDEDGVRERYGDGVDAVRLARKALRSRLARESGVALRLAREHAECAPARRA from the coding sequence ATGTATCTCGCGCCCGTGCACCGCATGGCCCAGCACGCGCAGGTCGACGCCCCCGCCGGCGTGCTCTACGGTCTGATCGCCGACGCGCTGCGCTGGCCCATCTTCCTGCCGCCGACCCTCCATGTCGAACAGCTCGAGTTCGACGGTGAGTCGGAGCGGCTGCGGATGTGGGTCATGGCCAACGGCGAGGTCAAGTCCTGGACCACCCGACGTGTCCTGGACCCGGTGGCGCACCGGGTCGACTTCCGCCAGGAGGTGCTGCCCCGGCCGGTGACCTCGATGGGCGGCAGCTGGACCGTCGAACCGCGAGGCCCCGAGCGGTCGCTCGTCACCCTCAGCAACGACTTCACCGTGACCGACAACGCGCGCGCCGACGTGGACTGGGTGAAGAGGGCCACCACCGCCAACAGCCGGGCCGCCCTCGACAACCTCCGGCAGCTCGCCGAGCGCTGGCGCCGCCTCGACGACCTGGTCCTGTCCTTCGAGGACGCCGTGAGCGTCGACACCCCCGTCGAGCCGGTGTACGACTTCCTGCACCGGTTCGGCGACCGGCCCGACGCGGTACCCGGCGCGAAGGGGATCGACATCGCCGAACGCGGGCCCGGAGTGCAGCTGATGACCGTGGAACTCGACGGCGCCGACGGGACCGCGCGGACGACGGAATCGGTACGGATCGGATTCCCGCACGCCGGGCGCATCGTCTACAAGGACATCAGGGACACCGAGGAGCCGGCGCTGCTCGCCGCGCACGCGGGGGAATGGTCGGTCGAACCCAACCCCTGGGGCGCGGGGGTCACCGTCGTCGCGCGGCACCACGCGGTCCTCGACGAGGACGGTGTCCGCGAGCGGTACGGCGACGGCGTGGACGCGGTACGCCTCGCACGTAAGGCCCTGCGCTCCCGGCTCGCCCGGGAGAGCGGCGTCGCGCTGCGGCTGGCCAGGGAGCACGCCGAGTGCGCGCCGGCCCGCCGGGCCTGA
- a CDS encoding DUF6059 family protein — MTIARRLLRLSRALATTVWQSMVAVGAVQLAGETARADTRLVDAPAPGHPERLRPDVPLTALERALLKDIGPAR; from the coding sequence ATGACGATCGCCCGGCGTCTGCTCCGGCTGTCCCGCGCCCTGGCCACCACTGTCTGGCAGTCCATGGTCGCCGTCGGCGCCGTCCAGCTCGCCGGCGAGACGGCCCGCGCCGACACCCGCCTGGTGGACGCGCCTGCGCCGGGTCACCCCGAACGCCTGCGCCCCGACGTGCCGTTGACCGCGCTGGAGCGCGCGCTGCTGAAGGACATCGGCCCGGCACGCTGA
- a CDS encoding AfsR/SARP family transcriptional regulator, giving the protein MEIRVLGPLSADVNGMSIVPTAGKPRQILALLALYPGRVMPVPTLMEEIWGTGLPQSALTTLQTYILQLRRRLGTAMGPGAPGTAKDVLATRHGGYLLQIPAEAVDVHAYERLVAEGQQAFEDGEDERAARTYRTALSLWQGPPLVDVPVGPVLEIEAMRLAESRLVTRERRIDADLRIGRHAEVTAELTDLIARHPEHEGLHSQAMVALYRCGRQAAALDVFHRLRRRLVDELGVEPSPQLQRLHQAILAVDPQLDLASGPRRTSTFDLYAA; this is encoded by the coding sequence ATGGAGATTCGTGTTCTGGGTCCGCTGAGTGCCGACGTCAACGGGATGTCGATCGTTCCCACGGCCGGGAAGCCGCGCCAGATCCTGGCCCTGCTCGCGCTCTACCCGGGCCGGGTCATGCCCGTGCCCACGCTCATGGAGGAGATCTGGGGCACCGGACTGCCCCAGAGCGCCCTGACCACCCTGCAGACCTACATCCTCCAGCTGCGGCGCCGGCTGGGTACCGCGATGGGGCCCGGCGCTCCGGGCACCGCCAAGGACGTCCTGGCCACCCGGCACGGCGGCTATCTGCTGCAGATACCGGCCGAGGCGGTCGACGTCCACGCCTACGAACGCCTCGTCGCCGAGGGCCAGCAGGCCTTCGAGGACGGCGAGGACGAGCGGGCCGCCCGCACCTACCGCACCGCGCTCAGCCTGTGGCAGGGGCCTCCGCTGGTCGACGTTCCCGTCGGCCCGGTCCTGGAGATCGAGGCGATGCGGCTGGCGGAGAGCCGGCTCGTCACGCGCGAGCGCCGCATCGACGCCGACCTCAGGATCGGCCGGCACGCCGAAGTCACCGCCGAACTCACGGACCTGATCGCCCGCCACCCCGAACACGAGGGGCTGCACTCCCAGGCCATGGTGGCGCTCTACCGCTGCGGGCGGCAGGCCGCCGCGCTCGACGTCTTCCACCGGCTGCGCCGCCGCCTGGTCGACGAGCTGGGCGTGGAGCCCTCGCCGCAGCTGCAGCGGCTGCACCAGGCGATCCTCGCCGTGGACCCCCAGCTCGACCTGGCGTCCGGGCCGCGACGCACCTCTACCTTCGACCTGTACGCGGCCTGA
- a CDS encoding IS110 family transposase, with protein sequence MTMLAEHVDGVIGVDTHRDTLAAAAVSPIGAVLASTDSPAHARGYRRLLDFARQQVPGRRCWALEGIGSYGAGLAAFLDQAGEQVVEVCRPKRAANRGGRKTDMLDAVRAAKEALTTEHLIQPRLRGEREALRVLLATRHGAVLASTAAINQLKALIVSAPDGLRSELRKLKRLEQIAYCAQFRDRPAQDLEHRMTVRAMRSTAQRVQALQAEAKGLENEILTLVRHQAPALLNLLGVGPITAAQILVSWSHQGRFRSEAAFASFAGVSPIPASSGLTNRHRLNRSGDRQLNRAMHTITLIRMRLDPSTKTYVARKIAEGKTSRDAQRCLKRVICRQVFKILERSDRNQLGNVEALTQAA encoded by the coding sequence ATGACCATGCTCGCAGAACACGTCGATGGCGTCATCGGCGTCGACACCCACCGCGACACCCTCGCCGCGGCCGCCGTCAGCCCCATCGGCGCCGTGCTGGCCAGCACCGATTCCCCGGCCCACGCCCGCGGCTACCGACGCCTGCTGGACTTCGCCCGCCAGCAGGTCCCCGGCCGCCGCTGCTGGGCCCTGGAAGGCATCGGCAGCTACGGCGCCGGCCTCGCGGCCTTCCTGGACCAGGCCGGCGAGCAGGTCGTCGAGGTCTGCCGCCCAAAACGAGCGGCCAACCGCGGCGGCCGCAAGACCGACATGCTCGACGCCGTCCGGGCCGCCAAGGAGGCCCTGACCACCGAGCATCTGATCCAGCCCCGCCTCCGCGGCGAACGCGAGGCACTGCGGGTGCTGCTTGCCACCCGTCACGGCGCGGTCCTCGCTTCCACCGCCGCGATCAACCAGCTTAAGGCCCTGATCGTCTCCGCGCCGGACGGCCTCCGCTCCGAGCTGCGAAAGCTCAAGCGCCTCGAACAGATCGCCTACTGCGCTCAGTTCCGCGACCGCCCGGCCCAGGACCTGGAGCACCGGATGACGGTGCGGGCCATGCGGTCCACGGCCCAACGCGTCCAGGCCCTGCAGGCCGAGGCCAAGGGGCTCGAGAACGAGATCCTCACGCTGGTGCGGCACCAGGCCCCCGCGCTTCTCAACCTGCTCGGAGTCGGACCGATCACCGCCGCCCAGATCTTGGTCAGCTGGTCTCACCAGGGACGATTCCGCTCGGAAGCCGCCTTCGCCTCCTTCGCTGGAGTCTCGCCGATCCCTGCCTCGTCCGGGCTGACCAACCGACACCGGCTCAACCGCAGCGGCGACCGGCAGCTCAACCGGGCCATGCACACGATCACCTTGATCCGGATGCGGCTCGATCCCTCTACGAAGACGTACGTCGCACGCAAGATCGCCGAAGGTAAGACCTCCCGTGACGCGCAGCGATGCCTCAAGCGAGTGATCTGCCGCCAGGTCTTCAAGATCCTTGAGCGCTCCGACCGGAACCAACTCGGCAACGTCGAAGCACTCACTCAAGCGGCTTGA
- a CDS encoding AfsR/SARP family transcriptional regulator, which yields MDIEVLGALSVREHGVSITPTAPKPRQVLALLALHADRVVPVSCLIEELWDDEPPRSARTTLQTYVLQLRELIGAALAAGGERDVTAKDVLVTLPGGYRLDSRGGRVDFREFEQRAGAGYRAVDAEDFTGAARRLREALALWTGTALADVSAGSRLGLEVKRLEELRLCALDQRIEADLRLGRHRELLSELTVLVNRHRMHESLHGQFMVALHRSGRRGEALSVYQRLRATLVHELGLEPSTTISRLQRSILTAAAETAPARGPEATGRAVARVG from the coding sequence GTGGACATCGAAGTTCTGGGCGCGCTGTCCGTACGCGAGCACGGCGTCTCGATCACACCGACCGCCCCGAAACCGCGTCAGGTGCTGGCCCTGCTGGCCCTGCACGCCGACCGGGTGGTCCCCGTCTCCTGCCTGATCGAGGAGCTGTGGGACGACGAGCCGCCGCGCAGCGCCCGCACCACCCTGCAGACCTATGTGCTGCAGCTGCGCGAGCTCATCGGCGCCGCGCTGGCCGCCGGCGGCGAACGCGACGTCACCGCCAAGGACGTCCTGGTCACCCTGCCCGGCGGCTACCGCCTGGACAGCCGGGGCGGCCGGGTCGACTTCCGCGAGTTCGAGCAGCGCGCCGGGGCCGGCTACCGGGCCGTGGACGCCGAGGACTTCACGGGCGCCGCACGCAGGCTGCGCGAGGCCCTGGCACTGTGGACCGGCACCGCGCTGGCCGACGTGAGCGCCGGCAGCCGGCTCGGCCTGGAGGTCAAGCGCCTGGAGGAGTTGCGGCTGTGCGCGCTGGACCAGCGCATCGAGGCCGACCTCAGACTCGGCCGCCACCGCGAACTGCTGTCCGAGCTGACCGTCCTGGTCAACCGGCACCGGATGCACGAGAGCCTGCACGGCCAGTTCATGGTGGCCCTGCACCGCTCGGGACGGCGCGGCGAGGCGTTGAGCGTCTACCAGCGGCTGCGGGCCACCCTCGTGCACGAGCTGGGACTCGAACCGTCGACGACGATCAGCCGGCTCCAGCGCTCCATCCTCACGGCCGCCGCGGAGACCGCCCCGGCCCGCGGCCCGGAGGCCACCGGCCGGGCCGTGGCCCGCGTGGGCTGA
- a CDS encoding ScbR family autoregulator-binding transcription factor translates to MARQQRALRTRQALITAAATVFDRDGFSVASLTAISSLAQVSNGALHFHFANKAALADAVEQAAAQRLQTIVTAHEGSAGNCLQLLVDTSHDLARRLAADVVLRAGFELGRNRVRGAGQALHRQWHAWVAAALERAAGEGVLGEVAPETVTSSVVAATTGFEVLGTRDPQWLSHATLTRFWQLLLPRLAAAPALTSLTAAGTRPH, encoded by the coding sequence ATGGCCCGACAGCAACGAGCGCTGCGCACCCGCCAGGCGCTGATCACGGCGGCCGCCACGGTCTTCGACCGCGACGGCTTCAGCGTGGCCTCGCTCACCGCGATCAGCTCCCTGGCCCAGGTGAGCAACGGAGCGCTCCACTTCCACTTCGCGAACAAGGCCGCCCTGGCCGACGCGGTGGAACAGGCCGCCGCCCAGCGGCTTCAGACCATCGTCACCGCCCACGAAGGCAGCGCCGGCAACTGCCTGCAGCTGCTCGTCGACACCTCCCACGACCTCGCCCGCCGGCTCGCCGCGGACGTGGTGCTGCGCGCCGGCTTCGAACTGGGCCGCAACCGGGTCCGCGGAGCGGGCCAGGCACTGCACCGCCAGTGGCACGCCTGGGTCGCAGCCGCCCTCGAACGCGCGGCCGGCGAAGGGGTGCTGGGCGAGGTCGCACCCGAGACGGTGACGTCCTCCGTGGTGGCCGCGACGACCGGCTTCGAGGTCCTGGGCACCCGCGACCCCCAGTGGCTCTCGCACGCCACCCTCACCCGCTTCTGGCAGCTCCTGCTGCCCCGGCTGGCCGCCGCCCCCGCCCTCACCTCCCTCACCGCCGCCGGCACCCGCCCCCACTGA
- a CDS encoding acyl-CoA carboxylase subunit beta: MTVLNDVSQVAAGPAGGRGCVAELHGIRARALAGPGDQATAAQRARGKLTARERIGLLLDAGSFCEVEQLRRHRASGFGLEGKRPYTDGVVTGWGTVEGRTVFVYAHDFRIFGGALGEAHAAKIHKIMDMAVAAGAPLVSLNDGAGARIQEGVSALAGYGGIFQRNTRASGVIPQISVMLGPCAGGAAYSPALTDFVFMVRDTSQMFITGPDVVRAVTGEEITHNALGGADVHAETSGVCHFAYDDEETCLAEVRYLLSLLPQNNRAHPPRAECTDPPGRRCERLAALVPADGSRPYDMADVIGEIVDDGEYLQVHERWARNIICALARLDGQVVGVVASQPQALAGVLDIEASEKAARFVQMCDAFNIAVLTLVDVPGFLPGVGQEHGGIIRHGAKLLYAYCNATVPRISLVLRKAYGGAYIVMDSQSIGADLTYAWPANEIAVMGAEGAAGVIFRRQIAAAEDPAAVRARMVKEYKAELMHPYYAAERGLVDDVIDPAETREVLIASLAMLRTKHADPPSRKHGNPPQ, encoded by the coding sequence GTGACAGTCCTCAATGACGTTTCTCAGGTGGCCGCGGGGCCGGCGGGCGGGCGGGGGTGTGTCGCCGAGCTGCACGGGATCCGTGCGCGGGCGCTGGCCGGGCCGGGTGATCAGGCGACGGCGGCGCAGCGTGCGCGGGGGAAGCTGACGGCCCGTGAGCGGATCGGGCTGCTCCTGGATGCGGGTTCTTTTTGTGAGGTGGAGCAGTTGCGCCGGCACCGGGCGTCGGGGTTCGGTCTGGAGGGCAAGAGGCCCTATACCGACGGGGTGGTGACCGGGTGGGGCACGGTTGAGGGCCGGACGGTCTTCGTCTACGCGCATGATTTCCGTATCTTCGGCGGTGCGCTGGGGGAGGCGCACGCCGCGAAGATCCACAAGATCATGGACATGGCGGTTGCGGCGGGTGCCCCGCTGGTCTCCCTCAACGACGGTGCCGGGGCCCGTATCCAGGAGGGCGTGTCCGCGCTTGCGGGGTACGGCGGGATCTTCCAGCGCAACACGCGGGCGTCCGGGGTGATCCCGCAGATCAGTGTGATGCTCGGCCCGTGTGCGGGCGGCGCGGCCTACAGCCCGGCGCTGACCGATTTCGTGTTCATGGTCCGGGACACCTCGCAGATGTTCATCACCGGCCCGGACGTGGTCAGGGCCGTCACCGGTGAGGAGATCACGCACAACGCGCTGGGCGGTGCGGACGTGCACGCCGAGACGAGCGGCGTGTGTCATTTCGCCTACGACGACGAGGAGACCTGTCTGGCCGAGGTCCGCTACCTGCTGTCCCTGCTGCCGCAGAACAACCGGGCTCATCCGCCGCGCGCGGAGTGCACCGATCCGCCCGGCCGGCGCTGCGAGCGCCTGGCCGCCCTGGTTCCCGCGGACGGCAGCCGCCCCTACGACATGGCGGATGTGATCGGGGAGATCGTCGACGACGGGGAGTACCTTCAGGTCCACGAGCGCTGGGCCCGCAACATCATCTGCGCGCTGGCCCGCCTGGACGGCCAGGTCGTGGGCGTCGTCGCCAGCCAGCCGCAGGCCCTGGCGGGCGTCCTGGACATCGAGGCCTCCGAGAAGGCCGCCCGCTTCGTGCAGATGTGCGACGCCTTCAACATCGCGGTCCTCACCCTGGTGGACGTCCCCGGTTTCCTGCCCGGCGTCGGCCAGGAGCACGGCGGCATCATCCGCCACGGCGCCAAACTCCTGTACGCGTACTGCAACGCGACCGTGCCCCGCATCTCACTGGTCCTGCGCAAGGCCTACGGCGGCGCCTACATCGTCATGGACTCCCAGTCCATCGGCGCCGACCTCACCTACGCCTGGCCGGCCAACGAGATCGCCGTCATGGGCGCCGAGGGCGCCGCCGGCGTCATCTTCCGCCGCCAGATCGCCGCCGCCGAGGACCCCGCCGCCGTGCGGGCCCGCATGGTCAAGGAGTACAAGGCCGAGCTGATGCACCCCTACTACGCGGCCGAGCGCGGCCTGGTCGACGACGTCATCGACCCCGCCGAGACCCGCGAGGTGCTCATCGCCTCCCTGGCGATGCTGCGCACCAAACACGCCGACCCGCCCTCCCGCAAGCACGGCAACCCGCCGCAGTAA
- a CDS encoding acyl-CoA carboxylase epsilon subunit, with amino-acid sequence MGESGARAPVLRIERGRAGEQELAALTAVLCAVLARRARAAHRVPAAGQEPPGAASWRPESPRAAHRPPHCWQ; translated from the coding sequence ATGGGTGAATCCGGTGCCCGGGCCCCGGTGTTGCGTATCGAGCGCGGCCGGGCCGGCGAGCAGGAACTGGCCGCGCTGACGGCGGTGCTGTGTGCGGTACTGGCCCGGCGGGCGCGGGCCGCACACCGCGTGCCGGCCGCGGGGCAGGAGCCGCCCGGCGCGGCGTCCTGGCGCCCGGAGAGCCCCCGGGCGGCCCACCGCCCGCCCCACTGCTGGCAGTAA
- a CDS encoding ScbA/BarX family gamma-butyrolactone biosynthesis protein, protein MTASTFDTVRPPAAQPAPPTAPPHPPHLPHLPHLPHLPAVPGHGPWTSTVPSELVHRAAVAEVMLTDWQRLTETRYTMRAQWPRGHSFFTPLNGNHDPLIAAETIRQAGALLAHAEFGVPLGHHFLLEELTLTVEPGQLHVGHAPADLDLHITCTDITRHGRRLAALRYETTLQRHGQPAGHGQISFSVVTPAVYRRLRPPHVFTPHHTPIPLTTPTAPHTVGRHSPADVVLTPTPHPHQWQLRTDTRHPILFDHHVDHIPGMLLLEAARQAATALLGQPTTQPHHLTTHFTKYAELDQPCLINAHPHPHQPHTIHITGHQNNQPIFTTTLTTTPPTTPTTPTRPTAASANSE, encoded by the coding sequence ATGACCGCGAGCACGTTCGACACCGTCAGACCGCCGGCCGCACAGCCGGCACCACCCACAGCCCCGCCACACCCGCCGCACCTGCCGCACCTGCCGCACCTGCCGCACCTGCCGGCCGTCCCGGGCCACGGACCCTGGACCTCCACCGTCCCCAGCGAACTGGTCCACCGGGCAGCCGTCGCCGAGGTGATGCTCACCGACTGGCAACGCCTGACCGAGACCCGCTACACCATGCGCGCACAATGGCCGCGCGGCCACAGCTTCTTCACCCCCCTCAACGGAAACCACGACCCCCTCATCGCCGCTGAAACGATCCGCCAGGCCGGAGCCCTGCTCGCACACGCCGAGTTCGGCGTCCCCCTCGGACACCACTTCCTGCTGGAAGAACTCACCCTCACCGTCGAACCCGGCCAGCTGCACGTGGGCCACGCACCGGCCGACCTCGACCTCCACATCACCTGCACCGACATCACCCGACACGGCCGACGCCTGGCCGCCCTGCGCTACGAGACCACCCTCCAGCGCCACGGACAGCCCGCCGGACACGGCCAGATCTCCTTCAGCGTCGTCACCCCCGCCGTATACCGGCGACTACGCCCCCCACACGTCTTCACCCCCCACCACACCCCCATCCCCCTCACCACCCCCACCGCCCCCCACACCGTCGGACGCCACTCCCCCGCCGACGTCGTCCTCACCCCCACCCCCCACCCCCACCAATGGCAACTACGCACCGACACCCGCCACCCCATCCTCTTCGACCACCACGTCGACCACATCCCCGGCATGCTCCTGCTCGAAGCCGCCCGCCAAGCCGCCACCGCCCTCCTCGGCCAACCCACCACCCAACCCCACCACCTCACCACCCACTTCACCAAATACGCCGAACTCGACCAACCCTGCCTCATCAACGCCCACCCCCACCCCCACCAACCCCACACCATCCACATCACCGGCCACCAAAACAACCAACCCATCTTCACCACCACCCTCACCACCACCCCACCCACCACACCCACCACGCCCACCAGGCCCACAGCCGCATCGGCAAACAGCGAATAG
- a CDS encoding IS5 family transposase (programmed frameshift) yields the protein MIRGCWVARPKPWKVDDELWAVIEPLLPKAERRTRHPGRKRHPDRLVLQGILFVLHTGISREHLPQELGFGSGMTCWRRLAEWTEAGVWSQLHEVLLAKLRSANALDFSRAAVDGPHPRVKRGSKTGRSPVDRGRAGSKHHLITDATGIPLAATVTGGNRNDVTQLIPLLQAVPPVRGKRGRPRRRPDAVLADRGYDHDKYRRLVWGLGVKPLIARRGTEHGSGLGTQRWVVERAFAHLHWFRRLRIRWEIRDDIHEAFLTLGCALICWRRLISARQTAPVPHGL from the exons ATGATCCGGGGGTGCTGGGTGGCTCGTCCGAAGCCGTGGAAAGTCGACGACGAGCTGTGGGCGGTGATAGAGCCGCTGCTGCCCAAGGCCGAGCGCCGGACCCGGCATCCTGGGCGCAAGCGACACCCGGACCGGCTGGTGCTCCAGGGCATCCTGTTCGTGCTGCACACCGGGATCTCCCGGGAACACTTGCCGCAGGAACTCGGCTTCGGGTCGGGGATGACCTGCTGGCGGCGCCTGGCCGAGTGGACCGAAGCCGGCGTGTGGTCCCAGCTGCACGAGGTCCTCCTTGCCAAGCTCCGCAGCGCGAACGCCCTGGACTTCTCCCGGGCGGCCGTCGACGGC CCACATCCGCGCGTTAAAAGGGGCTCCAAGACCGGACGAAGCCCCGTTGACCGGGGCAGGGCGGGCAGCAAGCACCACCTGATCACCGACGCCACCGGCATCCCGCTCGCCGCCACCGTGACCGGCGGCAACCGCAACGACGTCACCCAGCTGATCCCACTGCTCCAGGCAGTGCCGCCGGTGCGGGGCAAACGCGGCCGACCTCGGCGCCGCCCGGACGCGGTCCTCGCGGACCGCGGCTACGACCACGACAAGTACCGCCGCCTGGTCTGGGGGCTCGGAGTGAAACCACTGATCGCCCGCCGCGGCACCGAACACGGCTCCGGTCTGGGCACCCAACGCTGGGTCGTAGAACGCGCCTTCGCTCACCTGCACTGGTTCCGCCGCCTACGGATTCGCTGGGAGATACGCGACGACATCCACGAAGCATTCCTTACCTTGGGATGCGCACTCATCTGCTGGAGGCGTCTCATCTCAGCCCGGCAGACGGCCCCTGTACCGCATGGACTGTGA
- a CDS encoding GNAT family N-acetyltransferase — protein sequence MISIRPAQPEEASFLSDLALRSKAHWGYDAEFLASCRGELTLSREELAARRTAVAERDGSVVGFTTLEGEPPQGILGMMFVDPDAIGEGIGRLLFTHAVETAQALGFTQFTIDADPNAEPFYEAMGGVLASRVPSGSIPGRTLAQYLLKIRG from the coding sequence ATTATCTCGATCCGGCCTGCTCAGCCCGAGGAAGCAAGCTTTCTATCTGATCTCGCGCTCCGCTCGAAGGCTCACTGGGGGTATGACGCTGAGTTCCTCGCGTCGTGCCGGGGGGAACTAACGCTCAGTCGCGAAGAGCTCGCCGCCCGCCGAACGGCTGTTGCGGAGCGAGACGGCAGCGTCGTGGGCTTCACGACCTTGGAGGGTGAGCCGCCGCAGGGCATCTTGGGCATGATGTTCGTCGACCCGGATGCGATCGGAGAGGGCATCGGACGTCTGTTGTTCACCCATGCTGTCGAGACTGCTCAGGCCTTGGGGTTCACCCAGTTCACCATCGATGCGGACCCGAACGCCGAGCCCTTCTATGAGGCCATGGGAGGCGTCCTCGCCAGCCGGGTCCCCTCCGGGTCGATTCCTGGCCGAACCCTTGCCCAGTACCTACTCAAGATTCGGGGCTGA
- a CDS encoding CocE/NonD family hydrolase — protein MKKFPMAAAVAALALAGVLVGPAVAKQSEDSAVATAEDAVAHKDNDRVPEGAVWTQHYFPSSDGSGAELHADVLRPEKLPKGKRVPVILSVGAYFGHSGELTDEKWSHTGPSDRFKDLVEGGDLFDRGYALVMVDLRGFGGSTGCLDYMGKGEQADVRAAIDWAAKQPWSTGSVGMYGKSYDATTGLVGNNLDQKALKAVVAQEPVWDMYRPTRSNRVPKLGGILAPDTYNRIAQLEQLPDDQERYRKNSRYEQKHPECIAQNTDNNLKADPQSPYWQQRDLARHAEGSDTPLFVTQGFIESNTKPEAIQEYLARHKGPERAWLGQWDHVRGNERAEDGRLQMGREGWFKEVMSFYDHYLKGIAPKTGHPAYAIQDSTGTWRAQDTWPLSDRSTDVALRDGSYVDKGEPGASAGFFTWSEPVERDVRVTGTPRIDMRTEGSGNVMVKLYDVAPDGSAAMFDEQVSLVDSSGRVAIDLKSTDWTLEAGHSLAVEIGTIQDGAWVDTPTGDRIKVKDARLHLAVDSPADDVPTAGERSPYLDTYLKAYTKKLSPGSPSFTVPSPRT, from the coding sequence ATGAAGAAGTTTCCCATGGCCGCAGCGGTCGCCGCGCTGGCGTTGGCCGGTGTGCTCGTCGGCCCCGCTGTCGCCAAGCAGTCCGAGGACTCGGCGGTGGCCACCGCCGAAGACGCGGTGGCGCACAAGGACAACGACCGCGTCCCCGAGGGCGCGGTCTGGACACAGCACTACTTCCCCTCCTCGGACGGCTCCGGCGCCGAGCTCCACGCCGACGTCCTGCGGCCGGAGAAGCTGCCCAAGGGAAAGAGAGTGCCGGTCATCCTGTCCGTCGGCGCCTACTTCGGGCACTCCGGAGAGCTCACGGACGAGAAGTGGTCACACACGGGCCCGTCCGACCGCTTCAAGGACCTCGTCGAGGGCGGCGATCTGTTCGACCGGGGTTACGCCCTGGTGATGGTGGACCTGCGCGGCTTCGGCGGCTCCACCGGCTGCCTCGACTACATGGGCAAGGGCGAGCAGGCCGATGTCAGGGCGGCGATCGACTGGGCGGCGAAGCAGCCGTGGTCCACCGGCTCCGTCGGCATGTACGGCAAGTCCTACGACGCGACGACCGGCCTGGTCGGCAACAATCTGGACCAGAAGGCGCTCAAGGCCGTGGTCGCCCAGGAACCGGTCTGGGACATGTACCGTCCCACACGCTCCAACCGGGTCCCGAAGCTGGGCGGAATCCTCGCACCCGACACGTACAACCGGATCGCTCAGCTCGAGCAGTTGCCGGACGACCAGGAGCGCTACCGCAAGAACTCCCGGTACGAGCAGAAGCACCCCGAGTGCATCGCCCAAAACACGGACAACAATCTCAAGGCCGACCCACAGTCGCCGTACTGGCAGCAGCGTGACCTGGCACGGCACGCCGAGGGCAGCGACACCCCGCTGTTCGTGACCCAGGGCTTCATCGAGTCGAACACCAAACCCGAGGCGATACAGGAGTACCTCGCCCGTCATAAGGGCCCCGAGCGTGCCTGGCTCGGCCAGTGGGATCACGTAAGGGGCAACGAACGCGCCGAGGACGGACGTCTCCAGATGGGGCGCGAGGGCTGGTTCAAGGAGGTGATGTCCTTCTACGACCACTATCTCAAGGGCATCGCCCCGAAGACCGGCCATCCGGCCTACGCCATCCAGGACAGCACCGGAACCTGGCGTGCCCAGGACACATGGCCGCTCTCGGACCGGTCCACCGACGTGGCACTGCGCGACGGGTCCTACGTGGACAAAGGTGAACCCGGGGCCTCTGCGGGCTTCTTCACCTGGTCTGAACCGGTCGAGCGCGACGTCCGCGTCACCGGGACGCCGCGGATCGACATGAGGACCGAGGGCAGCGGCAACGTCATGGTCAAGCTGTACGACGTCGCGCCGGACGGCTCGGCCGCCATGTTCGACGAGCAGGTGTCACTCGTGGACTCCTCCGGTCGCGTGGCCATAGATCTCAAGTCGACCGACTGGACCCTGGAGGCCGGGCACTCGCTTGCCGTCGAGATCGGCACGATCCAGGACGGCGCCTGGGTCGACACCCCGACCGGCGACCGGATCAAGGTGAAGGACGCCCGGCTGCACCTCGCCGTCGACTCTCCCGCCGACGACGTGCCCACCGCCGGCGAGCGCTCGCCGTATCTCGACACCTACCTGAAGGCCTACACAAAGAAGCTGAGCCCCGGCTCCCCGTCCTTTACGGTCCCCTCGCCCCGCACCTGA